The region GAGGGTCGGGGCCACATTGCTCTGGGGTCTACCTCACAACAAACTGGCGGGATGGCCAGAGTCGCTGTCCGCCTGTAGCAGAGGTGCAAACAGACTCTGAGAGCTGCCTCACCCCTAGCGGAGCTGAGCGGAGAATCTGAGCCTTGGGTCCCAGTGTCACCAGGAGCGGCAGGACCATCAGACAGAAGGGCAGAGGGAGGACAGAGCATGCGTggaggggagaaggtggggggtggggagggcagcatctgggaaggaaggtgggagatGCTAGGGGCAGCACAGGACCCCATTTCTGATCATCCCAAGCTCCCCAGGGGCTCAGGGCATCTCTGGGGCAACCAGCGAAGCCCTTCCTGGCCCACGGACTTTGCCACTCCCTTGGGTCTCCCCTGGTCCAGGGCTCCTAGGAGAGAGCAGGTTGTCCAGGGCCGTGGTGGCCGTAGGTGGCCTTGCCCAGGATCAGAAGTGCCCACAGGCCCTAATGGAAGGAAGGAGCAAACACCTGGAGAACAGACCGCGGACAGCACTCCTTAGTTACCGCACAGCTGCCCTTGCCAGTGAGGACCCGGGGGCAGAGACTCCACAGGGAGACCGGCTGGGGCTCAGCGCCCCGCTGGGACCAAATCCTCCCAAGAGCATAATTCCGTCTGAGCCCCAAAACAGTTATCGCTTTGCCTCTCCCAGGGCCTCACTGAGCCCCTTCTCATTGTTCCTCCCTGGAAGCTAGCGAGGTCAGGTACAGCAGTCCTCACAGTGAGCTCTCAGAGGTGTGTCCCCTCCCCACATCTGGGAGTGAGCTGTGGGCTGCCTCGGCCCATGGGGCTCCTTGCAAAGCTCTCCATCCCCAGCAGGCTGCTGGGGCAGGACAACCCCGAGCCGGGGAGCCTAGGCCCCATTTTCTGCTGCCCCGTCTCCCAAACATCCCCTGCTGACACGGAGCATCCCGTTTGGCGGCTGAGGTCCAGGTTTCCACAGCTGGGCCCCAGATGGGGGCCTGGAAACATATGTAGGACACGTGTTTGCCTCTAGGCTGGGCCTCGGGGCAGCCAGAGCCACCTCCTCACCTGCAgggcttcccagcctccaggtGGGGCCCCAGCTGTCCGCCTTCAAGTGAGCGGAAATTATAGCCCCATGGGGggcctcccctctctcctcatgGTTGCCCCCTCCTCGTGTTCCTCTTCCCCCTTGCTTTCACTTCAGTGACTGAGGTTTCCCCAGGGACAGTTGCACAAACTTTGAAACCTAATTTTGGATGGATGCAGCCCCCATCACATTCTCCCTGCCTTCCCGCCTGTCCTGCTCACCATTGTTTTAATATTAAGGCCATGCTCTAGCTTGACTGGAGCTTTTCCTAATGGAAACTAATCTCGGTCccttgggggaaaagtggaactttcattatatgttttatttcctcCAAAGGTTGGGGAGACAGACAGGGTAAGGCAGAGTTTCTTGGGAAAGGAGGTGCAGGGACCACCAGCATCGGTTTCAGCTGAAGGGGGGCTTGTTGTAGGCCCCACTGAATCTGAGTCTCTGGAGGTAACCCAGGAAACAACATTTTAACATCACCCTTTGGGCTTCTATGTACACTAAGGTTTGGGAACTGCAAGTCTACAGAGTAAATGACATTTCCTAGTCCTGGGGTCACCAGCCCTGAGTTGCTTATCTCAGGGGACACAGATGCTTTGGCAGGTTTAATTTGAACACAACCTGAGAAGAACCAGAATAAAATTCAGAGCCCACACTCCTTATGCttttcctagggaaaaaaaaaaaaaattgtataacgCAGTATTAAGATCATAGCCTATATTGAGCAAACATTCCATTTCACTTGGAAACAGTGACTCACATGTTTAAGCAGGGTATTAAGAAGCTCTTAGATAAGATTATTTGTGTAGCTATGTTCCCAAACGGAGTGTTATTGAGCTTTTCCCACATAAACCTGTGCTTTTAAACTACATCATAATAATGACAcataggccaaaaaaaaaacgaGATTTCTTCCTACTGCGTTCAAATTCTGGGAATGTGAAATACATCCAAGAGCAGGTGTTTGCTTCTTCCTGGCAGTTTTATGAATCTCTCACAGGGGAGATGCCTCAGGTAACTGGCTTAGTGAGCCAGGCAGACAGATCCCAGTGCTACCTGAGACGCCTTCATAAACAAAAAGCGTATGAAACATTCCCATGGAGCTTCCACTGGCCAAGGCCACCCTAAGTTCTTCTCATGCACTAACATCTAATCCTCACACCAACCCCAAGGGACAGGTACTACTGTTACTGAACCTAACTTGGGGCCCTTTGCCCAAGTGCAGTAGAGCCAAGACAACAGGTTGTTGTTAAGCAAAGTTCAGTGTTTATTGCAGGGCACCAAACAAGAAGTCCTGGCAGCTGAGACTCAGGAGATCCGAGCTCCCCAATGGCTTTCCAGGGGTAGGCTTTTAAAGACAAGGTAAgcaggaattccctgatggtccaatggttaggactccatgcttccactgcagggggcatgggttcaatccctggtggaggaactaagatcctgcatgccacaagggacagccagaaaaataaaattaagacagGGTGAGGGAGAGGGTGGCAGGGTGTGTAATCAGCTCATAGACATTCTTCTTTTGGTTAGTAGTGAGGTCATGgggagtcaacatcatcaacctaCTGGTTCCAACCCATCTGGGGTCTCTGTGCTTCTGGGAAACACACAgtcagttaacttcttccacctggtgggggtttcagtatctgcaaaacaactcaaaggATATGGCTCAAGATATTATGCATAGCCCCTGAGGGGGAAACTAaatgtccttgactttgtttaaaggctaaactattattatttgtctcgtttggctgttttcctttctgcattttctcacttctcaaattaaatttattctttggaactctagcAAGACCTAGGAGGTGAAAGTTTCTCTACAAATAAGAGGCAGTCAGAGGACATGGCAAAGCCCCATAGGATCCTGCTCGGTTAcactattattactgttgttgcccattttacagatggggagactgaggtaGAGAGGCTTAGTAGCTTGTCCATGGTTCCTATCTAATAAACAGCCTGACCAGGGTCCAAGCTTTCAGTCTGTGCTGTTAACTACTGTGTCACCCCAGTAGCAAGGTAACTTTGCAGATAATTCTGTGAGAGTTGCCACACGAGCCAAATGCAAAATGACAAGAAAATGTCAAGCTGTCATTTGACAGATTTGTTTACTTGGTCTTCGGGGCTTAGTTTCATGACGAAATCTCACAGGTTTCTCTATGCCTTGTCTCTGTCAGAGCTATGCCCACGGCTTCTTACTCATCAGCCTTGCTCTTTGCTTAGATCCAGTTAATCCTCCTCACTAATCTTCAGTCCCAAAATtaaggcccctctgtcctcactAGGCCAGGGGCTTTTCCTGCCCCTGATGACGTGAGATGTGAGCCCACTCTGGGGGCTCTGATCCCTGTTAAAAACCACACCCGTATTTTTCCTCCAAGTCACActcatatttaaataaatctaaTATACCTGTGATCCATGGGCAGTAGAGCCTTCCAAGTAGGGGGCTAACACAAGAAAGAATATTCTAGATGGAGGGCCACAGATCGTGCCCCTCCTACTGGCCTGGGCCCAGGGGTCCCCTTGAGGCCCACACACTGTTCTCCCAGGTTTGTGGCTCACTCCAGGCTCCCACAGGAGCCTTTCTTTATAAACTTTGAGTAGAAAACATCAGTGGAAGCTTACGGAGGTCGAGAGGGGTGTCAGAAGACCAAGGAGGACGTCAACAAGGAGTGGATCCTATTTCACCCTTATCCCTACCCAGGGTCAGCTGTCCCAAGCTTCTGTCCTCTGGCTGTGCAGCTGCTGTAGCCACGACCTTCACCATTCAACCCTGGGAACACAGACAGGACTCAGACACTGCCCTTCCTTCTGCGGCGGAGGCTGACTGAGACAGGAGCGCTTTCTAAGAACGAGGGTTAACTCGGGGCCTGACGTGTGTCCCAGTCACTTTGTGTTGACGGAtgcaggtggaggtgggggatgcATGTGAGTTCATCTGCAGGACGCCTTGAAGTCACAGGACATGAGAGGAAAGCAGAGCATTCCCCACAGAGGGAACGGCCTGGGCAAAGATACACACGGCATCTTCCACAAACCAAGACAGTCCTGAGGCTGGGAAGGCTGGTGGAGACAGTAGGACAGCAGAGAGAGGGTGGCCGGGCCAGACCACAAGGGGCTTTTCGCTTCCGGACAAGCTTTCTCCTTTGTTGCAGAGAGGCCTTTGGGGGGATTTTTGATGGAGAAAGAACCAGGCAAATGTGCTGCCTAGAAGGATAACTGGTGGGCATGCAGGGGTGGATCCTAAGGAGAAACTGGAGGCAGAGAGAATAGGTAGAAATAGTTGCTGCGGACCACACCGAGCAAGGTGGGGCTCAGACAGCCCCGGACTAGAGGGAAAAGGGGCAGAGCCGAGAGACTTTCAGGAGGTAAAAGAAAGAGAGCTTGGTGATCATTGACAAGGAAGTCAGAGACAAGGGACAgtaacagagagacagacagttcTAGACTGCCCTCGAGCTTCAGACTTCATAGTAGGGGGTGGTGGGAGCACGAACCATCAAGACCagcagagaaaaggaagattTGGGAAGATAAGCAGTTCTTCCCGTGCGGTGCTCTGCTGCACACAGACAGGCCGGTgggtggttgggggggggggggtggggctgAGAGGGAGCATCCAATCATTGTCCTCTGACCCCCATCCAACACCACTTTCCTAATCCTGGAGAATCCGTGAGAGGAGATGTCTCACAGGAAGATGACAGAGGCTTCCAGGAAAGAAATTTGTAGGGTGGAACTGGAAGCAAAAGAGAATTAAACATGTATCCTGGCATGCCTCTTCACCCAGGTGGAAGCATTGTCCCGTGAAATCTCTGACTGAGTATATCACCTGGGATGTCTGGGAAGTGGTCCCCATCTGCTCTGCGAGCTCCCTTTCTGATGCTGCCTTCTATTCCTCCTCAGCTCGTCTGTGCCACCCCCATGTCAGCCACTAGATGGCACCAGACTCCACCCGCTGAGAAGGAAATCCAGCGCATTTGTGCAGTCCtttcccactctctgcaaccccatggactgtagcctgccgggctcctctgtccataggattttccaggcaagaatactggagtaggttgccacttcacTTGCTTCTCCAgcgaatattcctgacccaggatcgaatccGCATCTCTTTTGTCATCTGCATTgccaggcaaattcttcaccactgcatcacctgggattTGGGCAAATATGGGGTGGTCAGGCTGTCACTGAAGGGACCCACATCTTGAAGGGCTGTCCATTTCAcctaattctaatttaatttaactCTTCTAGAATACATTCTTATTGTGGGTATATTATTCTTACAGGTTggtatgaagaaagtgaaagtgttagtcacttagttgtgtctgactctttgtgaccccatagactgcagcccaaccaggctcttctgtccatggaattctccaggcaagagtactggagtgaggttgccatttccttctccaggggatcttcccaacccagggattgaacctaggtctcctgcattgcaggtagattctttactgtctgagccaccagtatatatataaagaattctttacTCTATGTAAATATGCtttccttgggtttccctggtggctcaatggtgaagaatcaacctgcccagacaggagacgtgggttctatccctgggttggaaagatctcctagagaaggaaatggcaacccactccagtattcatgcctgaaaaaccctgtggacagaggagcctggtgggctacagtccgtggggtcacaaaagaatcagatacaactgagcgaccgaacaacaacataCTTTTCCTTAGCTCCCCTAGTCTCCCCTGTGATCTCTTCAATCGTCAGGGAAAAAAAGGATCAGGGAACTGGGGCAAAGACCAATTATCAATTCCTCAAAATTCTGATATAAAAAGTGAGAATCAGTTGTGTTAGATTAAAAGGACGGTTTGGCCCATCGACAGGTCTGTAGATCAGCCAGCTCCCATTGGAATGGAGAGGCAGTTGCAGGCGGCATGTCACCAGCCACAGGGCCCCTCATGTCTGCAGGCACCCCGCGTCTCTGCTCCATCACACTGATCCCTGCAGTGATGCCCCACCCAGGTCAGCTCTGCTTACCTGGACACTGGCTGGGAAAGCCCCACACACAGCATGACCTGGCAGCAGCAGGTGGTTCCTGGAGATCAAGGGGCAGGATGGGAAAACTGAATTCCTGGACATGGAAAGGAACTCTACATCCAGTACCTGAGCCTGAAAATCAGGGGCCAGGAGACTCGAGGGCTGCAAGAGGGGGGCAGGCATGCAGAGAAAGCACCAGGGTCTGTCAATGGAGCCAAAATCAAAGAGCAAGGCCTGTGTGGGGCCCAGGCCCGGCCTGGGTGGGCCCTGCAGTAAAGCCTGTCCTGAGCACGGCCTGAGCAGGGTTATGAGAGGGTTAAGGGCAAGGAAAGGAGGGCAGGACCCCAAGACTCAGAGACCAGTCTCCTTGGAGGCTTCTGAGAGGCAGAGGATATGACATACTTTTCAGCTTATATTTTGCACTTTCCTAGACTAAGAACTGAGGTGAGGAAGGTACACAGGGCTCGCATTTAGGGGATACTCCAGTCCCTGGTTCAGATGCAGGCTCAGGGCCTCACCAGCCCGACCCTGAAGCAGACTTTCTCACCCACACGCGGTGACCTGGTGGCATCGACTATTTGACACTCAACAGAAGGGACAAAAGGGCTCAGCTCACAAGGCCTCCTGCCTCCAACCCAGAAACCCATTTGAGCCACACCCTCCTCATCACCTAGCGCCCACTGAGCTGCCTCGAACCCTTCTTGCAAACAGACCCTGTATCCACTTTCTCCAAAACATTGccccagagaggaggagggattCCAGTCACATCCCTCTCCTGCCCGGACACAGCCCggccctgccccctcctcacATCCCCAGGCACGGCAGGGACACACGGCCACTTGACCCTTTTTCATGCTTTTATTCTTGAACCAGTAGTCAGTGCGAACGGCTACCGGCATCACCACGCCTGGGCGAGCCTTGAGCAGGGTCAGATGGGAGGTGCTGAGGGGGACTGGGATTGTACATGAGATGGAGGCCAGCGGTGTGACACCCCGACAAACTGCTCTGAACTTCAGGCAGCCCTCAGTCTCCAGAGAAGATGCCGTATTTTTAATAGACGTGGGGCACACACAGCCTGGCCACGGTCCTGGGTCGCAGTCCCCTCCTGTGTCCAAAATCAGTGGCCCGCCGGCTAccccccatccctcctccagctgAGCAGAGGCCAGAGGCTTCCTCAGGGTCACACATAGACCTGCTCTTGACCCTTGGAAAGGGACTATTGAAGGGAACTCACTCACTGCCTCATGAACCGCCACTGTCTGCATTTCACGGGGAGGCAGCAGGATCGGGGGCTTCACTGTGAACTGGTAACATGTGCTGGGAGGGGCATGGGGGGCCTGCAGTTCTGACCCAGCAGGCTGGCCGCAGGCTGAACCCACAGCAGCTGTGTGGAGGCTGACTGACGTCTTGGGGCCCCACACTTTCCACGAGCTCACTGATGCAGGCAGAAGTGCACGTGCCGGAGGGGAGCGGCAGGGCCCAGGGAGGAGTTCACCTGTGGGGGACGAagggcagggcaggaagagacacAAGGAAGGAGCACGTCCCTGTCACTCACCGCCCCTGAGCCGGCCTGAGCCATGCACACGGGCTTCCTCCAGGACTACGGCCGCCAGCCAGGACTCCACAGGCCGGCCGGGCAGGCTGTAAAACCCTGTGATGGGTGTCTGCTTCGGTGCACATATGTGGGCAGGGGAGCAGGGGCCTAGGTCAGCAGTGCAGGCAGTGGGACAGCCGAGGGGATGCAGGGCTGGGCCACTCAGCAGAAATAAAGTCCAAGGGAAACCACCCCAGGCTGTGCTCAGAAAGAGGCCCGGCATCCCCGGTGGGTGTCCTGAGACCAGACACACTCCTAGAAGTTGATGTTCTTCAGGTTGGTGGAGCAACGGTACCTGCCGTCCAGGCCACGGGAACATAGCAGGTTGGGCAGGCAGGGGCAGGCGTGGTGCTGCCGTTTTCTGAAGAAGGGGACCTGCGGGGAGAGAGGAGGGTAGACGTCACCTTCACCAAAGGGAGGCGGGCCCCCAGGCGGGGAGCCTCTGGCCGGCCCAGGCCTGACTGAAATGTCTCATCACCTGCACCCCAGCACCACAATAATGgcttttatagaggaggaaactgaggcacagagaggttaagtaacatgccaaggtcacacagccagcttGTGGGGGAGCCAGGATTTGACCTCAGGCAATCTAGCTCTGACATTGTGATCAGCCACAACGCAATGTGGCCCACCCGCCTATCCTCCAAACTCCACGAGCCCCCACACCACCCAccgcccctctccccccactGACCCAGCACACCCACTCTCTCACAAATTCACACCCACACCGGTGATTGAATATCACTTGTAGCTCATCCATTACACTCTCCACCCTGTGTTGGTGTCGGGGATGTAGCTGCTGGGTGACTCACACCCACAGGAAGGCTGGGTCACTGAGGATTCCTCAAGTAGGAGGGGTTAGGAGCATAGATAAGTCCGACAGCCTGGGCTCAAATTAAGTCTGCCGATTCCCAGCTGTGTGACAACTGGCAAGTTATTTAGCCTCTCTGTGTTTCAATTTATTATCCGTAAAAGGAGTTAATAATAGTGGCTACCACATATGGTTGTAAATAGGTTTACATGATAAACTTAAAGAGGTTTAAACTTGCAAAAACATCACTGAGTATGAAGGTTGGCACATGGTAAGCAGTTGGTGTATTACCTCTGCTGCCCGCTTTGGGAATATCCCAAGGCTACAAGGACTgtgtcctctctccctccccgccTCAGCCTCCTCACGCCTAAGAGGGCTGTGCCAGAGAGGATCACAGTTGGCGGATGCTCCAGGGTGCAGGCGTGCTCCCCAGAGGGGCTTGCAGGGCATCTTGGCCACAGAAAGCCCAGGGAAGGGGGCGCAAGCCCACAAGGTGCTGCTGCATCCACCtgacaatcagaaaaaaaaaggccatggAGCCGTTCTGTAGTCTCTGGGCTGGGAGCTCCTAAGGAAGCAGAGTGGGTGCTGCATGCCTAGGGCACAGAGGAGTGAATCTCCTTAAAGTATGTGCCCTGGGGGCCCGGCCAACCTCACCCTGCACACCCCTCATACTCAGGCTCTGGGTGGGAGCCTCTTTTATAGTCTTACTGCGTTGTGTTTTTGAGGGAAGGAtgtgggtgtgtttgtgtgtgcgttcacagtcactcagtcgtgtcaaacaCCTTGCCACCCCATGGCTTGCAGCctgccattctcctctgtccatgggattctccaggcaagaatactggagtgggtcaccattcccttctccagaggatcttcccaacccagggatcaaacctatatctccttcgtctcctgcgttgcgggtggattctttaccactgagccacctgtgaagtcccGAGGGAAGAATCCTGTGCAGTAAAGGGCATTCAGGAGACTCAGAATTTTATCAGATCAGAAACTTTAGGGGTGTCGGTCTACTCTCCTCTTTGTATGCATGAGGTATCTGAGACCCAGGGCCTTCAGTAAATGAGGAACTGGGGTTCCAGCCTCCAGGTCTAACAGGCTGTGTGATTAGGACCCCACTGTACCCCAACCGCCCCCAAAGTAAGGAGGTGGCGAGAAGTTCCTAGACTGGAGTCAGAACACTGGCCCAGCGCCTCGGGCCTTGAGCAGTACCTTGTGGCTGCCGGGGTGGCACTCCTCTCCTGCCCGCCCCAGCGGGGTGCACACCCGCAGCCCGCGAAGCCACAGGCTGACCGCACAGCAGGTTCCCGCCCTGCACTGGACATCCCGCTCGCAGGCCTGCGGGGGGAAGACAAGGGGCCATTAGTGCCTGTGAGCACCACCCCAGAGAAACCGGAAGGGAACGTACATCCCAAAACCCTTCAGAGGGGCGCTGGGAGCGGTACCCAGGCCTCAGTCCCCCGGGACACCCAgggccatgcagggccacccctGCTCCTGTGGAGGCAGGAAGCTCAGGGCTCAGCAGGGCGGCAAAACCGGATCTGAGCACCCCCTGAGATCCTCTGGGGCCACTGGGTGGGGAGGCCTCCTCTGACAAGGCTAGAGCTTAGGAGACAGAGCTTTTCTAGCACCAGGAGATGCTCAGTGGGTGCTAATGAGATTGAGCTAACTCGAATTCTTCGAGGAGGGGTCCCAGCGGTCTGCACCCCAGGGCGGTCCATGTCAAGTTTCTTGGACAGGGACCCTCCAGCCCCCACCAAGCAGTACTCGGGGTGGTGCCTCTCCCTCCCACCGTGGCCCCTCAGTCCTCCCTGGAAACCCAGTCTCATCTGAGGGGCCGGCACCCCCGACAGGTGATTCCCCCCAGGGCGTCTCTGCTGGCCTGCCTGGCCCCTATGTGACAATTGGCAAGTTatttagcctctctgtgcctcagtttattaCCAGTGAAACGGGTTAATAACAGTAACTCCTCTAGGATGGAGATGAACTCCTCCGGGCGGTGCTCTCAGAGCAGGGGCTGCGTGGCCCTGGCCTGGTTTCTGAAAGGTGCCATCTATGtgtgttttagtcgctcagttgtgtctgactctttgtgaccccatggactgtagaccgccaggctcttctgtccatggaactgtccaggcaagagtactggagtcggttgcctttcccatctccagaggatctttccaaccccgggactgaacccgggtctccctaattgcagacagattctttaccatctgagccactggggaagacctaCACAAAGCTGCTTTAAGCAAAAGCCGACATGAAGGAAAACAGAACTAAACTGCTCCAGACTTAGGAGAGGCCACCCTGCTGAAGCACCCCACCTTCCCACTTCAGAGATCAGTGGCTTGTCTGAGCTGAAGCTGGGAGCTGGGTTTGGGTTGGCCGTTctccactgggcttcccttgttgctcagctggtaaagaatccgcctgcaatgggggagacttaggttcgatccttgagctgggaagatccccctggagaagagaaaggctacctcctccagtattctggcctggagaattccatggaccatatagtccatggagtcgcagagtgagacacgaccgagcaactttcacttcactccttCTCCATTGGGCCATGGGGTGCCCTCTGGCTTCCCTGTGGGCACTGCAGTAAAGTGGGGAACGCTGGGGCTGCTCGACCCTCAGAGGGGGTGCAGGGGGCAGTCACCTGGACTCCAACCTAGTGAGGGCACGTCTCACACACCAGCCGGTCCCTGAAAGCTCAGGGTCAGGGCTGAGTGAACTCCACCTGGCTCTTCTGCCATAGAGGTGTTGCATCACTGTCCCCCCCGGGGAGGAGGGACCCTGCAGGACTGAATCTGGGACAGTCATGGTCTAGggagcagggccctgtggggaCGGTAGAGCCCAGCCTCTTCCTGAGAGTCAGACTGGGCCGCAGCAGGGCTCGGAGTGCGGGGGGAGCAGTTCTAACTTCTCTGACTAGGAAGGCAGCTTTCGGTAGTTTACATTCATTAGGTACAATTCTGTCCTGACAGCTGTATTTATGCTTTGGGTCCCAAAAGCACTGGCTTGCCTTTGATGTTTGTTCTGCTTTGAAACTCAGTCTTTTTCCtcta is a window of Muntiacus reevesi chromosome 1, mMunRee1.1, whole genome shotgun sequence DNA encoding:
- the PROK1 gene encoding prokineticin-1, yielding MRGATQVSVILLLVTVSDCAVITGACERDVQCRAGTCCAVSLWLRGLRVCTPLGRAGEECHPGSHKVPFFRKRQHHACPCLPNLLCSRGLDGRYRCSTNLKNINF